The Rhodococcus sp. ABRD24 genome contains the following window.
AGTTTTTCGTCGCTGTCCGGCTGGAAGGATCGCGGCATCCGCGACCAGTTCGTGGACCTCACCGACGACGTGTGGCGCATCCGCGGCTACGGCGACTTCTTCTCCTACTGCCTGCTCGCGGAGGGCGCGGTCGAGATCGCGGCCGAGCCCGAGGTGTCGCTGTGGGACCTGGCGCCGCTGGATCTGCTGGTCCGCGAAGCCGGCGGGCGCTTCACCAGCCTCGACGGCACCGACGGCCCGCACGGCGGCAGTGCCGTCGCCAGCAACGGACTGCTACACGACGAGGTGCTCACCCGTCTGCGGGTAGGTCCATAGGTCTACCCTTCCGCCGCGTTTCGCGCACATGGCGCGGTTCCGATTCGCAAGAATCCGCGCTGAGTGCGCACAACGCGGAGACCAGCAGGCGGGAGAGCAAGTCATGGACGGCGATGAGGTCGATTTCGCCCACACCGATCAGGCCAGCCGCAAGCGTCGCGAGAAGGCAGTGGGGCTGGCCCGATTCGCGTGGGACCGCGGGATCACCGGCGCCGAGCTGACCGCACTGCCCGACCAACAGCTCCGCAAACTGGCCCGAGCCGCCGGCGAGAACCCGCCGAGCACGCAGGAGACGTGGACGGTGGCCGCGGAGCTGATCGACGAGAAGACCCGGTGGGCCCAGTCCCATCCCGGTGATCCACGGGCGATCCCGTCACACGCCGACGAGAAGATCATGTGGGTCAAGCCGCCGATCACTCCGTGGCGCTGACATCGAGACCACCGACTTCACCGCGGCACCGTGACTACGGGGACCTATCGGGCTCGCCCACGATTCGTCACCTCCCGTTGGTACGTGTGACGAATCGTGGCGTTTGGCGCACTTGGCGTCGTCCCGAGCTCCCGAAATCCGCACAAAACGTGCGGGGATTAGCTCGCTTCCTATCTTACTTTAGAGTAAGGTTATGCCTTGTCCGAGACCGAACCCCGAGAAGTGGTCATCATGAGCAAGCAAGACGTTGCGCAGACGAACGGCGCCAAGCGTGAGCCCCGCGATACCTCGGCGGTCGGCCTGAACCCGGTCAAGCGGGACGCGATGGGCGTCGCGATGCGCGTGCTGACCCGGATCACCGGGTCCGACCTGGCCGCGAAGTACAACCTGCGGGAGACCATCGACCGCGTCACCTACGAGGGCACCAAGACCGGGTTCAAAACCCTCGGCGCCGCGACCCGCACGTTCAACCGGGTCTCCGGCGGCGGGGCTCCCACGCGTCTGCCCGACGGCGCCGCCAAGAATGCCGGCTACTTCGACCTGACGCCGGACGACGAGCAGAAAATGATCGTCGAGACCGTCCGCGAGTTCTCGGCCGAGATCCTCCGTCCGGCCGCGCATGACGCCGACGAGGCGGCCGCCGCACCCACCGACCTCCTCGAGCGCTCGGCCGAGCTCGGCATCACGCTCATCAACATCGCCGAGGAGTTCGAGGGTGTGGCGTCCGAGCGTGGCGCGGTCACCAACTCACTGGTGGCCGAGGCCCTCGCGCACGGCGACATGGGCCTGGCGCTGCCGATTCTCGCGCCGAGCGGCGTGGCCGTCGCCCTCACCCAGTGGGGCACCGACGCGCAGCAGCAGACGTATCTGCCGTCGTTCGCCGGTGGGAACGTGCCGGCCGCCGCGGTCGTGGTGAGCGAGCCGCGCGCGCTGTTCGACCCGTTCGCGCTGCAGACCAAGGCCGTCCGCTCCCCCAGCGGCTACAAGCTCAACGGCGTCAAGAGTCTCGTCCCCGCGGCCGGTTCGGCCGAGCTGTTCGTCGTTGCCGCCGAACTCGACGGCCGCCCGGCCTTCTTCATCGTCGAGTCCGACACCAAGGGCCTTGTCGTGGAGGCGGATCCGAGTATGGGTCTGCGCGCCGCCGGCCTGGGCCGGCTGGTCCTCACCGACGTCGCGGTGCCCGAGTCCGCGATCCTCGGTAACGGCGACGCCGATCAGCGTGCCCGCGAGTACGCCGACGCGATCCGTCTGGCCCGCCTGGGCTGGGCGTCGCTCGCCGTGGGCACCAGCCAGGCCGTGCTGGACTACGTGATCCCCTACGCCAACGAGCGTGAGGCGTTCGGCGAGCCGATCAGTCACCGCCAGGCCGTGGCGTTCATGATCTCGAACATCGCGATCGAACTCGACGGCATGCGCCTGGTGACACTGCGCGGCGCGTCCCGCGCGGAGCAGGGCCTGTCGTTCGCCCGCGAGGCGGCGCTGGCCCGCAGGCTAGCTTCCGAGAAGGGCATGCAGATCGGCCTGGACGGCGTCCAATTGCTCGGCGGCCACGGTTTCACCAAGGAGCACCCGGTGGAACGCTGGTACCGCGACCTGCGAGCCATCGGCGTGGCCGAGGGCATCGTCCTCATCTGACGTCGACCGATCCGTCAGATCTTTCGACTAGGAGACCTTCTCGATGATCAATCTCGAACTTCCCAAGAAGCTCAAGGCCTCTGCGAACCAGGCGCATCAGGTAGCAGCGGAAATCTTCCGGCCCATCTCCCGTAAGTACGACCTGGCCGAGCACGAGTACCCCAAGGAACTCGACACCATGGCCGCCATGGTCGAGGGTTTGGCCGACTCCGGCCAGGCGGCATCCGGGGCCGCCCTCGGTCGCAGCGACGAGCCGAAAGTGGTCGGCAACGCCAACGGCGGCAACATGGCGTCCCTCATGAACGTGATCGAAACCTGTTGGGGTGACGTGGGCCTGACCCTGTCGATCCCCTATCAGGGCCTCGGCAACTCGGCGATCGCCGCCGTCGCGACCGACGAGCAGCTCGAACGGTTCGGCAAGGTGTGGGCCTCGATGGCGATCACCGAGCCCAGCTTCGGCTCCGACTCCGCGGCCGTCACCACCACCGCAGTGCTCGACGGTGACGAGTATGTCCTCAACGGCGAGAAGATCTTCGTCACCGCCGGCGAACGCTCCACCCATATCGTGGTGTGGGCGACGGTCGACAAGTCTCTGGGCCGCGCGGCGATCAAGTCGTTCGTCGTACCACGGGACGCCCCGGGACTGAGCGTCGCTCGGCTCGAGCACAAGCTCGGCATCAAGGCGTCCGACACTGCGGTGCTGCTGCTGCAGGACTGCCGCATCCCGAAGGACAACCTCCTCGGCAGCCCGGAAGTGAACGTGGAGAAGGGTTTCGCGGGCGTCATGCAGACGTTCGACAACACCCGCCCCATCGTCGCGGGCATGGCTATCGGCCTCGGCCGCGCAGCACTCGAGGAGCTGCGCGGGATCCTGGAGGAAGCCGGCGTCGAGATCTCCTACGACACCCCCGCTTACAATCAGCACGCCGCGGCTGCCGAGTTCCTGGCACTCGAGGCCGACTGGGAGGCCTCGTACCTGCTGGCGCTACGCGCGGCGTGGATGGCCGACAACAAGAAGCCCAACTCGCTCGAGGCATCGATGTCGAAGGCGAAGGCCGGACGCACCGGAACCGCGGTGTCGCTCAAGACCGTCGAGCTCGCCGGCAGCTACGGCTACTCGCAGCGTCCACTGCTCGAGAAGTGGGCCCGCGACAGCAAGATCCTCGACATTTTCGAAGGGACGCAACAGATTCAGCAGCTGATCATCGCTCGGCGCCTGTTGGGCAAGAGCTCGGCTGAGCTGAAGTAGCAACGCCTGACAGACATTTCGAGGCCCCGCCGCACCAGCGGCGGGGCCTCGTTCTGTTCCGAGTTACCACCGCCCCGGAACGGCGCAGTGCCTCCCGCGCATGAGTCGCGGAAGGCACTGCGTCACCGGAGGAATCAGGAGGCCTCCATCCTCGCAAGTCGGCGTCAGCTCATCTTCAAGGCGCCCATCATGCTTCCGAGGTTGGGCAAGCTGATCGTGGCATAGGCCGAGCCGACCAAGGTCTGGACAAGGTGTACGAGCATCTGCGTCTCCGTTCAGTTCTGGGGGGGGAACACAATTGAGCCGAGGACGAAGTCCAACAAAACTGCGCGCAGGACGTCGTCCACCGATCCAGTCCACAACATCATCAGGTCTTTACTCATCATTTTCTCCTTACTGCGGAATCTCGCCGAGCGAGATCCGGATCGGCGTGTCGACCAAGAGAAGCTTGAACATCATTGCGGCCATGGGCATGAGCTCAGAAAGTGAAGTCACGACAGTCTCCTAAACAGATTCGCGCCGGTCACGCCGACATGGTCATAAGGGTCCCGAGGGACCCGAAGAAGGTATCGATCAACGTATGACCGAGAGGGGCGATGAGTTTTGCGAAGTCGATAGACACAGCACGCCTTTCCACTGAAACGAGGGGTACACAGGCAGGCACACCACGGCGCCTACCGCGAAACTCGGGGTTGTCGACAGCCAAACGGATCCCACGCACGCAGAAATACGCCTCCACCTGCAGGCGAAACACATTTGGGCATCAGCGTCTCGACCACAGCCGCTCCCAAGGCAGGCTGTCGAACATTTGATCAAGACGATGTCACCGTATCCCGCCCCAACCCGAATTGTCGCGCTTTTCGACCAAGAATCGCGAAACACGAAATGTTGCACCGCAGTCCAATAATCAAGTCGCAGGCCCAGCCAATTCATGTACTGCAGTGCAATTCCGTGTCGACTGGGCCTACCGCCCGTCACGCGCCCACGCACTCCAGCAGGCACCGTCTCTTCTTGCTCACCTCGTCGACGAAGACCCACACCATGCACTCGACGGCCTGACCTCATGCAGAGCCCGAGGCTTCGCCGAAACTGCAACGCGCGAACCGATCAACGCGACGTCGGCGAGATCGGTTCGCGCGCTCCCTGTCGAGCACCGCCCTGTACGACGGCGTGTTCTGCAGGCGGCGAACTCCCCCGATTCACCGACTCACCGTTGCAGCAGGTTGCTCCGGCCGGCCACCACCGGAATCCACAGCACAGCCAGCACAGCCATCGCCGCCCACTCCACGAGCAGGCCGTAGCCGATGCTGCCGGTGTGGGCACCGCTCCGGACACTGTGCTGCGACCAGTAGGCCAACAGCCCGAGAGCCGACCCGACGGTGACCCCGGCCATCGCGACCCACGCAACGACCCATCGCCGGCTCAACACCGCGATCGCGGACACTCCGATGCCGAACACCACGACGAACCACGTGAACAGCCGGGACAGCGCCGCGACCTCGTGATGCCCCCCTGCCAGCAGCTGCCACGCACGCAGGCCGTCGACCTGCGGCGCAGCTAGGGCCACCACCAGAATCATCACGGCGCACCCGATGACGGGTCCGCGCCCGCGCGGATCCACCTCCCGGGCCACCCGCTCCTCGATCGCGGACAACTCCCGCCGCAGTAGCGACAGATCCTCGCTCATTCGGTCACACCGGCTGATGCTCGTCTGCGTTGAAACACGCCCACGACGATATCCACGACGACAAATCCCAACAGGCTCAGCCCTAGTAGCGGCACGAACCATCCGACGAGAACGGTCACGGCAACGATCGTGGCCACGACGGCCGGATGCAGGCCACGGAGGGCGCCGCGCACCGGCGGCCGGCCCCACCGCCGGGCCACGCGCGACGGCCGACGCCGCCACCACATGATGTACCCGAGGACGATCACCGCAAGTAGCGCCGCTGCCAGCACCAGGAGCGCGATCTGGTTCAGCAGACCGAACAGGATGCCCATGTGCACGCCGATCCCCCAGAAGGTGAGCTTCGCGGCCAATGGCCAGTCCGCGAACATCGAGATGTCGGTGATCCGTCCGGTCGCGCCGTCGATCGCCGCCGAGTTGGTGGAGAACTGCCACGGCTGCCGGGTCTGTGCGACGGTGAACGCCGTATCCGGCTTGGACGGGATGGACGCCTCCACCGCACCCGCCACTCCCGCGCCCACAGCGACCGCGAGCACGTCGTCGAGGCGTCGGACATTGGTGTCGAGTACGTTCACACCATCCGCTGCGGACGCAGCATCCCCGCCGTGCCCGCCGTGCTCACTCGGCCGAGTCGTGTCGGAGCCGCCCAGCTTCTTCGACACCGACGGCGTGGTCCAACCCAGCGATGTGCGCAGCTCCGTGACGTTCTCCCCCGCATACTTCGACCAGGTCAGACCCGTAGCGGACAGGAAGACCAGGCCCGCCGCGATCCACAGGCCGAGCGCGCCGTGCCACCTGAGCGCGCGATTGCGTCCCCGCCCACCACGTTTGACTGTCCACAACCGAGGCGCGGCAGCGCCACTACGGTCCCGTGCAGTCCGATACCGCCGGACCCACAGGTAGGTGCCGCCGAGAGCGATCACCCACAGCCACGACGCCGCCAGTTCACTGTAGAGACGGCCAGGATCGCCGAGATGCAGATTGACGTGCAGCTGCGAGATCCACGTCCGCAGCGGCAGGGCGCCGCTGCTGCCGTAGACGACGAGTTCGCCGACGGGCCGTGCTGCGGCCGGGTCCACGAACACCGCGAGCCGCTCCGAGTCGCCTAGCGTGGGATCGGTGAACAGCACCCGGGTGGTGTCACCCGGTTCGGATGCCGGGCGCACCGCCGACACCGTCAGATCGGGCCGTGCCGCCTGAGCGGCCTCCACCTGTTCACTCACCGGCGCAGCCGGTCCGGTCGACTCCACCTGCAGGTAGTCGCGGTAGACGAACTGTTCGATGGTGGGCGCGACGGCGTACAGGCCGCCGCTGACCGCAGCAATGATCAGGAATGGCGCAACCAGGATGCCGGCATAGAAATGCAGTCGCAGGACAAGGCGGCGCAGTGCGCCCGGTGGGGACGGGTCCTTGGACTCGGACTGGTCCTTCGGATCGACCGGAAGATGCGCAGGGGTGGTCCCCACGGTCTCAGGAGCATTCATGAAAGCTCTTTCCCTGAAAAAGGTTTACGGCGAGCGCGGATTACGAGAGGTCGGACGCGGGCGCCGCGAAGGACACGCCGACCACACCCGGCACGTGCGATGACCGGGTGTGGACAGCGGAGAGTTCAGAGCCGACGCGGGTACGCGAGAGCGGGCGCGGCGACTACCGGGAAGGAGTGGGCGGACCTCGGGTGCCACCGGCAGCGCGGGCAACCCGGGAGGTCGTGGGATCGACGCGGCGAACCGCGGTGGGCGACCACCGTCGAACATCCGGGACCGGGGGCGCCGACAGCACCGTGACGACGACGCGGGCCACCGCGGCGAGTGCCGTCAGCAGTGCCCGTTCTGCACCGCGAATCAGCAGAGCTCCGAGGACGGTGGCGGCGGTGTGAGCCGCGAGCATCTGCGGCGTCAGGTGCAGCCCGTGAACGTGATCGGACGCCGCGGTGAGTGTGAGGTGTCCCATGCCCTGTCCGACAGCAAGCACCCCACACAGGAAGAGCAAGGGATGGTGCAGGGTTCGTAGCGAGGCTACGACCGCACCGACGACAGCGCCCGCCGCGACGAGCAGCACCACCGCCTGCTCACTCGGAACGGAGACGCCGCCGCCCAGACCATGCGCGGCGATACTCACCGCGCCGGACGCCGAGCCGACGAACATGCCGCGCATACGCGCGACAGCGTCGGCCGGGGAATTCACCACGCGAGACTAACTTCTACTCCGGCGGCGAGTACACGCGCGTTCGACGGGATACCGGACCAATCCCCCCAATGTGACGCATCTCACCACTATGCTGATCCTGCCGGCACCAGCCGGCCGGGGCCTTCTGGGGGTAGCCATGCAGGATGTACTGACGAAGATCACCGACACGCTCGGCGCGGTGCGGGTGATGCAGCGCTCCGGACTGATCCCGTTCCCGCGGGTGGACGAGGGCATCGGGGTGCTCCTGGCGGTCAGCAAGTACGGGCCGTTCGCGGGCTCCGTCCATGCACACGCCGCGCAGGGGCACGGCCGTGTCGCATTGATCGACGAGCGCGGACCGCTCACCTACCGGGAGCTCGAAGAGCAGTCCAACGCGCTCGCGCGGGCATGGCAGGCCGAGGGCATCGGTGTCGGGTCCGTCGTCGGCGCCATGTGCCGTAATCACCGCGGGCTCGTCCTCACCATGCTCGCCGCCGCGAAGAGTGGCGTGCGCCTGGTGCTGATGAACACCGGGTTCGCCCGACCTCAGTTGGTCGACGTCGCACACAGGGAGGGCCTGCGCCACTTCGTCTTCGACAGCGAGTTCTCGGACATTGCCGATGCCCTGCCCACCGACATCACCACGTTCCTGTCCTGGGTGGACGAGACACTGTCCACGCCGCCGGCCGAACAGCCGCCCCGCACCCTCGACGACCTCATCGCCGGCCAATCCACCGATGCCGTGCCCGCGCCGAAGCAACACGGCGTCTCGATTCTCCTGACCAGCGGCACCACCGGCACCCCCAAGGGAGCACCACGTGGACGGACTTCACCGTTCGTCACCGCACAGTTCCTGGATCGAATCCCGTTGCGCCCCAAGCAGACCATGCTGATGGCCGCGCCAGCCTTCCACGGGACCGGATTGTCCCAGCTGGGACTGGGACTCGCGCTCGAGAACACCGTCGTGATGCAGCGACGCTTCGATCCCGAGTCGACCGTCCGCCTCCTCGCCGAGCACCGCGCCGACACCCTGGTGCTGGTACCGACGATGCTGCAGCGAATCATCGACCTCGGTCCCGACGTCCTGTCGAAGTACAACACGTCCTCGCTCAAAGTGATCTTCGCTGCCGGCTCAGCACTCTCCCCCGACCTGTGCATTCGCACCCAGGACGCGTTCGGGAAGGTGCTACACAACTTCTACGGCTCCACCGAGGTCGCCGCCGTCACCGTCGCCACCCCCGACGACCTCGAGCGCGCCCCCGGCACCGCCGGCCGTCCCCCGGCCACGTGCCATGTCGCCCTCATCGACGACGCCGGTAGGCGGATCACCGAACCCGACATCGTCGGCCGCATCTTCGCCAAGAGCGGATTGAGCTTCGAGGGCTACACCGACGGCCGCGACAAGGAACGCATCGACGGAATGCTGTCCACCGGCGACGTCGGGCACTTCGACAAGGACGGGCTGCTGTTCGTCGACGGCCGAGACGACGACATGATCATCTCCGGCGGCGAGAATGTGTACCCACTCGAGGTGGAGAACGTCATCGCCGAACGCCCCGATGTCCTCGACGTGGCGGTGATCGGCGTCGAGGACGACGAATTCGGACACCGGCTACGCGCTTTCGTCGTTGCCGCCCCGTCGTCGGCGCGGGACGCGAACGAGATCCGAACCCATGTGAAGTCGAACCTGGCCCGCTACAAGGTGCCACGTGACGTCATCTTCATCGAGGAACTGCCCCGCAACGCCACCGGGAAGCTGCTTCGGCGGGTGCTGATCGAGATGGAGACGGAGACGGAGACGGACTGACTCGCCGCCACTCCACCGACCACGGCAACCGTCCGCGAGTGCCCAATCGAAAGCAAAGAACCCCCGCCCTGTTTCAGGACGGGGGTTTTTCATTGGTAGCGGGGACAGGATTTGAACCTGCGACCTCTGGGTTATGAGCCCAGCGAGCTACCGAGCTGCTCCACCCCGCGTTGCAAGAACGAAGTTACACGAGCCGCGGAACAGAAGGCAAATCGCCGGGAAAGAACGCTGCCGGCAAGCGGATCCGCCGCCCGCACAACACAATTCAGTGACGCAACTCACCAAAACCCAGTAATCCATCTCACATAACGAGCATGTAACACTCCGAGATCGTCGGCGCGTCAGCACACTCCTGCCTGCGGGAACACCCTCCGAGAGCGGCTACCTACGGGTCGACCGGTCTGTTTTGGCAAACTGGCTCCGGCCGGAACCCTGTCGTACGTTCGTTACCAGCTCGTGATGATCGACGTACGGAACCGGCCCGCCGCTGCCTAGCACTGCCCCCGCGGGATCGGACTCGACAAACCCTTCGAGGGGCAGGGACGCGAAGATCGCACGCCCGGGACGGCCACATTGTCGCCCCGCCGGCCGACCGTGTCAGCGCAGGAGAGGATCCACCCCGCATGACCAACATCAGCTTCAGCAAGCGTGCCCTCGGCTGGGCCGCCGTGACCGGCGCCCTCGTCGCGGTTCCCTTCGGCCTCGCCACCGGCACCGCTTCCGCCGCCACCCACAACTGGGACGGCGTCGCGCAGTGCGAGAGCGGCGGCAACTGGGCCATCAACACCGGCAACGGCTACTACGGCGGCCTGCAGTTCTCGCAGAGCACATGGACGGCAAACGGCGGCAGCGGCTCGCCGCACACCGCGTCCAAGGCGGAGCAGATCCGCGTCGCCGAGAACACCCTCGCCTCGCAGGGACCCGGCGCATGGCCCACGTGCGGTCAGTACCTGACCACCGAATCGGCCCCCGCCGCCCCTGCCCCGGCCGTCGAGCCCACCCCGGCCCCGGCCGTGGTCGCGCCCCAGCCCGCGCCGATGCAGGCGACCGCATCCGAGTACATCGACCGCGCCCTGCAGCTCGCCGGTGACACCGCGGCCCAGCACGGTTTCGCCGACCAGTTCCAGCAGCTGCTCTCCGTGCACGGCCCCGCGCTCGCCGACGTCCAGGCCGCGCTCGCCAAGTAGACCCTCACAAACGAAAGGTCCCTTCATGCGCGGGTAGCGCATGAAGGGACCTTTCCGCTTTTCTGCGAGGAACTAGCCGCCGGCCGACTGGTAGCCCTCGACCGCCTTCTGCAGTCGATCGAGCGCGTCGCCGTAGGCCTTGAAGTCGCCGCCCTGCTGGGCCGCCCTCAGGTTCGCCAGCGCAGCGTCGAGTTCCGCGACCGCGGCGGCCTTGTCCGGTGCCGGGCCTCCGGGCGCCGGCGTGGTCGGCGGGGTCGGCGGGGTGGTCCCGGACGGCGCCTGACCGCTCTGCTCCGGTTGAGCGGGAGCGGGTTCGCCGCTCGGCGCAGTCGCCGCGTTGCCCGTGCCCGAACCGAACAC
Protein-coding sequences here:
- a CDS encoding PepSY domain-containing protein, yielding MNAPETVGTTPAHLPVDPKDQSESKDPSPPGALRRLVLRLHFYAGILVAPFLIIAAVSGGLYAVAPTIEQFVYRDYLQVESTGPAAPVSEQVEAAQAARPDLTVSAVRPASEPGDTTRVLFTDPTLGDSERLAVFVDPAAARPVGELVVYGSSGALPLRTWISQLHVNLHLGDPGRLYSELAASWLWVIALGGTYLWVRRYRTARDRSGAAAPRLWTVKRGGRGRNRALRWHGALGLWIAAGLVFLSATGLTWSKYAGENVTELRTSLGWTTPSVSKKLGGSDTTRPSEHGGHGGDAASAADGVNVLDTNVRRLDDVLAVAVGAGVAGAVEASIPSKPDTAFTVAQTRQPWQFSTNSAAIDGATGRITDISMFADWPLAAKLTFWGIGVHMGILFGLLNQIALLVLAAALLAVIVLGYIMWWRRRPSRVARRWGRPPVRGALRGLHPAVVATIVAVTVLVGWFVPLLGLSLLGFVVVDIVVGVFQRRRASAGVTE
- a CDS encoding acyl-CoA dehydrogenase family protein, which codes for MINLELPKKLKASANQAHQVAAEIFRPISRKYDLAEHEYPKELDTMAAMVEGLADSGQAASGAALGRSDEPKVVGNANGGNMASLMNVIETCWGDVGLTLSIPYQGLGNSAIAAVATDEQLERFGKVWASMAITEPSFGSDSAAVTTTAVLDGDEYVLNGEKIFVTAGERSTHIVVWATVDKSLGRAAIKSFVVPRDAPGLSVARLEHKLGIKASDTAVLLLQDCRIPKDNLLGSPEVNVEKGFAGVMQTFDNTRPIVAGMAIGLGRAALEELRGILEEAGVEISYDTPAYNQHAAAAEFLALEADWEASYLLALRAAWMADNKKPNSLEASMSKAKAGRTGTAVSLKTVELAGSYGYSQRPLLEKWARDSKILDIFEGTQQIQQLIIARRLLGKSSAELK
- a CDS encoding acyl-CoA synthetase; amino-acid sequence: MQDVLTKITDTLGAVRVMQRSGLIPFPRVDEGIGVLLAVSKYGPFAGSVHAHAAQGHGRVALIDERGPLTYRELEEQSNALARAWQAEGIGVGSVVGAMCRNHRGLVLTMLAAAKSGVRLVLMNTGFARPQLVDVAHREGLRHFVFDSEFSDIADALPTDITTFLSWVDETLSTPPAEQPPRTLDDLIAGQSTDAVPAPKQHGVSILLTSGTTGTPKGAPRGRTSPFVTAQFLDRIPLRPKQTMLMAAPAFHGTGLSQLGLGLALENTVVMQRRFDPESTVRLLAEHRADTLVLVPTMLQRIIDLGPDVLSKYNTSSLKVIFAAGSALSPDLCIRTQDAFGKVLHNFYGSTEVAAVTVATPDDLERAPGTAGRPPATCHVALIDDAGRRITEPDIVGRIFAKSGLSFEGYTDGRDKERIDGMLSTGDVGHFDKDGLLFVDGRDDDMIISGGENVYPLEVENVIAERPDVLDVAVIGVEDDEFGHRLRAFVVAAPSSARDANEIRTHVKSNLARYKVPRDVIFIEELPRNATGKLLRRVLIEMETETETD
- a CDS encoding acyl-CoA dehydrogenase family protein — encoded protein: MSKQDVAQTNGAKREPRDTSAVGLNPVKRDAMGVAMRVLTRITGSDLAAKYNLRETIDRVTYEGTKTGFKTLGAATRTFNRVSGGGAPTRLPDGAAKNAGYFDLTPDDEQKMIVETVREFSAEILRPAAHDADEAAAAPTDLLERSAELGITLINIAEEFEGVASERGAVTNSLVAEALAHGDMGLALPILAPSGVAVALTQWGTDAQQQTYLPSFAGGNVPAAAVVVSEPRALFDPFALQTKAVRSPSGYKLNGVKSLVPAAGSAELFVVAAELDGRPAFFIVESDTKGLVVEADPSMGLRAAGLGRLVLTDVAVPESAILGNGDADQRAREYADAIRLARLGWASLAVGTSQAVLDYVIPYANEREAFGEPISHRQAVAFMISNIAIELDGMRLVTLRGASRAEQGLSFAREAALARRLASEKGMQIGLDGVQLLGGHGFTKEHPVERWYRDLRAIGVAEGIVLI
- a CDS encoding transglycosylase family protein, whose translation is MTNISFSKRALGWAAVTGALVAVPFGLATGTASAATHNWDGVAQCESGGNWAINTGNGYYGGLQFSQSTWTANGGSGSPHTASKAEQIRVAENTLASQGPGAWPTCGQYLTTESAPAAPAPAVEPTPAPAVVAPQPAPMQATASEYIDRALQLAGDTAAQHGFADQFQQLLSVHGPALADVQAALAK